CAAAATACAGCTTTTGGTTTGTTACATTCAATATTACAGTACGTCTCTCTTGCAGGAGTTCATTAATTGTGCCTCATaatcaggggcgcaactttgattttagaagtggggggggatgttattattattgtaaataaaataaaaatatccagtcggataaacactccaaacagcctacccgaccactCGGAGGCATCCACATTGTCCAAAAGCACACCTATGCCTCATTTTGTaacacattccaatgataaaactgggggggacataaatacaatttcagaatgtgggagggggacatgtccccccgtccccccgtccccgtccccagtgaaagttgcggcCCTGGTCATAATTGACAGTCACGAACCATGATACTTTACATATTAAGCGTCAGTAAATATTTTAAGGGGGAGCAGTTCTCATATTGCTTTAAAGGCTTGCACTAACCATGCAGTTTTACAGAaaacctctactgacctctaaATCTAGTCATTCCAAAAAGAGGTTAAGTCTCAAGTTTTAGGTTTAGCCTGCTTCTCTGCGATTGGCTCAGCAGCTTGTCCTGTTCGCAGTTTTGTCATCTTTGCTCTCTCCATCACCTCCTGTAAAGCAGTTCTCGTCTATTTAAAATGTATCTTGTTCTGTTATCTTCTCATCAACTGTCTGATCTTTCAAACCCACGGCTGATACATCCTGTTCTTTCACTGGTAATGTATTTGTAATAGATATCTCAACTTGTTCAGATTTTAACTCAGAGGCCTTGGTTTTCACGCTCTCTGTCTTTGGGGTTCCATCTTTGGGATCTGTAACTTTCTCAAGCTCTTTGTCCATACTTTCCTCTTGTTTCTCCTGAGTTGTGTTGCTTTCTGGCACCTCCCTGTGGGAGTCCTTGCTCTCTGCAACTGCAGGCATCTGTTTCTCTGGTGGTGTGATTGTCTTAGCTTTGTCACCACTGCCCGTCGTTTCACTCTCTTCCGTAGGGGTGGTCATTGATTCTGGGGTGAGGGTTGAGTATGGTTTAGGGGTGGTCGTTGATTCTGGGGTGAGGGTTGAGTCTGGTTTAGGGGTCGTCGTTGATTCTGGGGTGAGGGTTGAGTATGGTTTAGGGGTGGTCGTTGATTCTGGGGTGAGGGTTGAGTCTGGTTTAGGGGTGGTCGTTGATTCTGGGGTGAGGGTTGAGTATGGTTTAGGGACGGTCGTTGATTCTGGGGTGAGGGTTGAGTCTGGTTTAGGGGTGGTCGTTGATTCTGGGGTGAGGGTTGAGTATGGTTTAGGGATGGTCGTTGATTCTGGGGTGAGGGTTGAGTCTGGTTTAGGGGTGGTCGTTGATTCTGGGGTGAGGGTTGAGTATGGTTTAGGGGTGGTCGTTGATTCTGGGGTGAGGGTTGAGTCTGGTTTAGGGGATATTTCCTCTTTAGGGGTGATGGTTGAGTTTGGTTTTGGGGAAGTTTCAAATTTAGGGGTGACTGCTGGTTCTGGTTTTGGGGAAGTTTGTACTTTAGTGGTGACTGCTAGTTCTGGTTTTGGGGAAGTTTCTACTTTTGGGATGACTACTGTTTCTGGTTTTGGGGAAGTTTCTACTTTAGGGGTGACTGCTTGTTCTGGTTTTGGGGAAGTTTCTACTTTAGGGGTGACTGCTGTTTCTGGTTTTGGGGAAGTTTCTACTTTAGTGGTGACTGCTAGTTCTGCTTTTGGGGAAGTTTCTACTTTAGGGGTGACTGCTGGTACTGGTTTTGGGGAAGTCTCCTCTTTAGGGGTGACAGTTTGGTCCGGTTTTAGGGTTGTTTCTTTTTTAGGGGTGACAGTGGGGTCCGGTTTAGGAGATGTCTCTTCTTTAGGGGTGACGGTTGGCTCCTGTTGTGGGGATGTCTCCTCTTTAGGGGCAACAGTGGGGTACGGTTtaggggatgtttcttctttAGGGGTGACAGTGGGGTCCGGTTTAGGGGATGTCTCCTCTTTAGGGGTTACGGTTGGCTCCTGTTGTGGGGATGTCTCCTCTTTAGGGGCAACAGTGGGGTACGGTTtaggggatgtttcttctttAGGGGTGACAGTGGGGTCCGGTTTAGGGGATGTCTCCTCTTTAGGGGTGACGGTTGGCTCCTGTTGTGGGGATGTCTCCTCTTTAGCGGTGACAGTTTGGTCTGGTTTTGTGGTTGTTTCTTCTTTAGGGGTGACTGCTGGTCCCTGTTTAGGGGATTTCTCCTCTTTAGGGGTCACAGTGGGGATCGATTtaggggatgtttcttctttAGGGGTGACAGTTTGGTCCGGTATTGGGGATGTCTCCTCTTTAGGGGTCACAGTGGGGTCTGGTTTAGGGGATGCCTCATCTTTAGGGGTGACAGTGGGGTACGGTTTAGGGGATGTCTCCTCTTTAGGGGTTACGGTTGGCTCCTGTTGTGGGGATATTTCTTCTTTAGGGGTGACAGATTGGTCCGGTATTGGGGATGTCTCTTCTTTAGGGGTTACGGTTGGCTCCTGTTGTGGAGATATTTCTTCTTTAGGGGTGACAGATTGGTCCGGTATTGGGGATGTCTCCTCTTTAGGGGTGACAGTTGGCTCTGGATGCGGGATTGTTTCTTCTTTGGGGGTCACAGTGGAGTCCGGTTtaggggatgtttcttctttgggggtcacagtggggtacggtttaggggatgtttcttctttCGGGGTCACAGTGGGGTACGGTTtaggggatgtttcttctttAGGGGTCACAGTGGGGTCTGGTTTAGGAGATGTCTCTTCTTTAGGGGTCACAGTGGGGTATGGTTTAGGGGATGTCTCTTCTTTAGGGGTCACATTGGGGTACGGTTtaggggatgtttcttctttAAGGGTCACAGTGGGGTACGGTTTAGGGGATGTCTCATCTTTAGAGGTTACAGTTGGCTCCTGTTGTGGGGATATTTCCTCTTTAGGGGTGACAGATTGGTCCGGTATTGGGGATGTCTCCTCTTTAGGAGTGACAGATTGGTCCGGTATTGGGGATGTCTCCTCTTTAGGAGTGACAGTTGGCTCTGGATGCGGGGTTGTCTCTTCTTTGGGGGTCACAGTGGGGTACGGTTtaggggatgtttcttctttGGGGGTCACAGTGGGGTCCGGTTTAAGGGATGTCTCCTCTTTAGGGGTTATGGTTGGCTCCTGTTGTGGGGATGTCTCCTCTTTAGGAGTGACAGTTGGCTCTGGATGCAGAGTTGTTTCTTCTTTGGGGGTCACAGTGGGGTCCGGTTtaggggatgtttcttctttgggggtcacagtggggtccggtttaggggatgtttcttctttaggggtcacagtggggtctggtttaggggatgtttcttctttgggggtcacagtggggtccggtttaggggatgtttcttctttaggggtcacagtggggtccggtttaggggatgtttcttctttAGGGGTCACAGTGGGGTCTGGTTTTGTCTTAGATTCTTTCCCTTTTTCCTCACCCATTGAGACATCTTTTGTGACCTTTTCACTGCCATTATGTTCATTCTGCACAACACTTTTTACAATATCATCCTTGCTGCTCACTTCTGGCTCTGTTGGACCCACCTCCTTTTTAAGAGTCTTTTGCACAGGCTCTTCCTTACACTCACTTGTTGTGCTGATAACACTCTCCTCTTTCAGATCTACCTCTTTTTTCTCTTTTAAAGggctttctttttctctctcctctgacaCCTTTTTGGGTTCTTTGGAGATGTCCTCTGTGGGGACCTGTGGTTCACCCTTTATTGAACTTCCTGTTTTGCTATCCTCTGACTCTGAAGTTTTGGGTTCTGTTGAGATGTCACCATTCATGGGAATCTCTGGTTGGGATTCGCCATGTTTTGGGGTGTCATCTTTTTCTAATGTCTCCTTTATCTCGCTGTCTAGCTTCCCTGTTGTGTCCAgtttttccttctctccctcactgGTGGCCTCAGCTGAGTTGACTTCACTTTGTGTATTTTCTTCTCTGTCAATGTCCTCTGTCTTTTTGATTGCATCTGGCTCAccccccttttcctcctctctttcatcctcTCCGTCCTCTCCATTTTCTCCCTCGCTAGGGCTAACTCCATCTCCATTTACCTCGACCTCTGCTGATGTTACCATCTGCTGTCTCTTAGACTCTTCCTCCTGTTCACCCTCTTCCTCCGGGGCGTCCACTTCAACATCCACTTTacctctatctttctctttctgctCATCCACCTCttccccactcctcctctcagCTTTGTCACTCTCTTCTCCCTGCTTCTGTCTCAACTCGTCTCCCTCTCCCCCGACCGTCTCCTCGGAGCCTGTCTCCTCGATCTCGGACATCTCCATGTCTCTGGTGGTCTCAGTGATGATCTCCTCAACAAACTTGTACTGGGGCTCAGACCTGCGTGTGGGCCCTCCCTGCCGGGCCAGGCAAGGCAGGGTGTAGACGGGGGACTGGCGGTAGATGCAGGGCATGGAGATGTGGGTGTCAGAGATGGTGTACAGATGGGACTCCTCACCCTCCAGGAGTTTCCTATAGGGAGGCAGAGAGACGTGTTGTTACCGTCATGACTATAATATGGATATGTCCCAATGTGTTAGCCTCGTAAATGCCAGACTGATCACCGCTGCACACATCCATGTCAGCTCGTGAGAACAGTGTGTGTGGATATGTCTGAATATCCATATCATGATTAAAGTGTCATTCTGTGTTGTGATGTGGTCTATGTTCATTTGATGTTAAATATGAAATCAAACTATTTGAATAAAATGTCTACTGTTTCATTTGTTTACCATTGATTGTGTTTTGTAGTAATCTCTCACCATCGCTATGACACTTTTGCACAGTTTTGCTCTAACACAGCACTAAGTTGAATCAGATGTGTTAGCGCTGGGCTAGCACACCCTGGTTATCCTCAGAAATAGATCCAGGAACACACTATAAACTATATGGTATTTTCCTCAGTCAATGATTTTATATATGGGAGAGAGTTGATGTCTCTTACCTGTAAGAGAGAATCTCCACATCCAAAGCCATTTTGACATTCAgcaggtcctggtactccctcAGGTAGCCAGACATGTCTAGTTTAGCATTGGTCAGCTCATTCTCCAGCTGCCTGATAGTGTCCTGGACAGAAAAGCACACACGAGTCAATAATAGGGTCAACCAGCCACTTTGGTTGGTATGACAACAAGGAGAAATTTAGGGGGGGGAAATAGTGTTCTACCCCTATAGGCCTATATGAGGAAATTATGTTCCAATCATGAAATAGTTCACATGGGGCCTATATTTGTGGCCTACACCTACAGCATAGCCCTGAATACAAATATGAATCATAAAAATGTGTATGTTTACTTACAATTGTTAGAGGTACAAAATAAACCACAGTCTACCTGGTAATGAATCATTTCCGCATAGTGACGCTCCTCCAGCTCTTGTAGTTGTTTTTCCAGGGCCTTTCTCATTCCTTTCCCACAGTCCAGTTCAATTGTTTTCCCCTGCAGGCGCCTTCTATTCTCCTGGATCTCCTGCTGGGTCGCCTTCAGcacctctctgttgctctctgcCGCTTTGGTTAACTTTGCGAACTGGATACGGAAGCCCTCCTCGGCCTGCTGAAAGTCGGAGGTGGCGTGACCTTCTAACTGCACACGGATGTCCCGGAGAGCCGCAGTGATGTCAGGTTTGCCAAAGTCGTGCGCCTTGACCGTTACTTGAGCCTCTTGGATCTGGGCCACCATTTCTGATACCTCGTCCTCATGGTTCTTCTTCAGGAAGTGGATCTCGTCCACCAGAGACTGCGCTTTCTCGTCCAACTGAAGTTTGGCGAGGTATGCATCGTTGGCGTCCTTTTTCAGCACAAGGATGCCATTCTCTGCATCCGAGCGGTCACGTGCCTCCTGCTCGTACTTGTCTCTCAAGGTGAGGAAATCTTCCTCCAGGTTCTGATGCTCTATCTCGATCTGACGCTTCTGAAGGGTGATGTCATGAACTAGGTTCCTCAGGTCCATGAGCTCCGTCTCGTGCTCCTGGGCCAGAGACGCAGGGGATTGTGCCTTTAGTTTGATTTCCTCGATTTCCCTCTCAAACAATTCATTTTGATGCTCCAAATGACGCACCTTCTCTATGAATCCGGCGAAACGGTCGTTCAGCCCATGGAGCAGTTCTTTCTCACTCATTTTCGTCAACACCCCGGTAAATGGGTCTGATAAATCGAAAAGGCTCTCCGATGATCTCGGAACGGATCCGAATTCGCTCTTCAGCGTCGTCGCATAGCCTCTGTTCATATATGCAATAGTCGACTCAAAGCCAACGGTCCTGGACGCAGAGGGGGATCCGGTCATTTTGGGTTGATAGCAGGAATACCCAGCTTGAGGTCCCCTATGCGGAGAACCTGAACGATAGTCCATTCTGTGGCTCATATTGCCTCAGTAAactcagccgtgtgtgtgtgtgcaggataAGCAGCGCGGCTCCTACCTTTTATACTCCCTCTGTCTGCTCGCGCTGCAGAATGGAACTGTCCATAGTGCTGAAAATGTATAGAATCAGCTGTAGGCTTGACTGTCTGCCAACGCGCACGTCCtcacctgtgttctctctctctctccatctctttctctccctcatcgTTTTGTCTCAGACAGCATTGACGCATAGGAGATCATTTCACTTTGAAACGCCAGCAGTCTACAATGACACCTCAAAATTACAAGTCAtatgtatttaatacattgtCAGGTGGTCAAACTATTGTTTTATCCAAGGGGCTATATCTTTCCTTGTTTGGATGATTTTTTATATATTATAGAAAGGGGCCGCAGATTCTGGTTTGGCTGAATGTCCTTGCCTTGTAATATAactgtatattactgtatataaGAGACTGTAATGCAAGTGTAAAATAGTCATGTAAGAATGACCCTAAGCCTAGACATAACTGCTCCCATTTCTCAGTCAAGCAGCACTTTTCAAGGGCATTTCaaacacttttcaacctcatattcatcatctccagcacgaAACCAGTGAAAATTAGGTTGAAAACGGGTGGAATTGCTCTTTAATCTTGCACCTTTTTACAAATGTCTACATGAGGAAAATGCATGGGTCTGCTTGGCTTGGCGGAGACAGGCTTCTGAAAAGGGTTGGCCTGGATGTGTTCCAGTGATACAGCTTTCATTTACACCTCACAGTATACGGTAGGTTGCTCATAGAAATCAATGATGTATTTCAGTGAATAATGTGAATATGATATCAGAATATGATATTTACTCTTTTTAATCAGATGTGAAAACCTCTATAGAGAGATTAGTAAATAGAAAATGTGACTAAACAATGTCTCAGTAAAATAGTGTATCACCACTAAAACAAGTACTACATTAACTCCATGTCACTTGATAGATGTTTGTTAGAAAAGGATACACAGTGATTCACATATTTTAACACATTTCACATTCAACATTTTTATAATTTCGGGGTATTGTAATATGTAACCCCTAACTGCCCTCACCCCACCCCCTATGCAAAAAAAGTGTTGAGAAAGTGCTTTTAGATCAGGTGAAAGTTACTCAGTAGATACACTGACTGTacacaacttcctaatattgcgttgcactcaagttgaaagcgttccacagggatgctggcac
This portion of the Salvelinus namaycush isolate Seneca chromosome 22, SaNama_1.0, whole genome shotgun sequence genome encodes:
- the LOC120017839 gene encoding neurofilament heavy polypeptide-like, with translation MSHRMDYRSGSPHRGPQAGYSCYQPKMTGSPSASRTVGFESTIAYMNRGYATTLKSEFGSVPRSSESLFDLSDPFTGVLTKMSEKELLHGLNDRFAGFIEKVRHLEHQNELFEREIEEIKLKAQSPASLAQEHETELMDLRNLVHDITLQKRQIEIEHQNLEEDFLTLRDKYEQEARDRSDAENGILVLKKDANDAYLAKLQLDEKAQSLVDEIHFLKKNHEDEVSEMVAQIQEAQVTVKAHDFGKPDITAALRDIRVQLEGHATSDFQQAEEGFRIQFAKLTKAAESNREVLKATQQEIQENRRRLQGKTIELDCGKGMRKALEKQLQELEERHYAEMIHYQDTIRQLENELTNAKLDMSGYLREYQDLLNVKMALDVEILSYRKLLEGEESHLYTISDTHISMPCIYRQSPVYTLPCLARQGGPTRRSEPQYKFVEEIITETTRDMEMSEIEETGSEETVGGEGDELRQKQGEESDKAERRSGEEVDEQKEKDRGKVDVEVDAPEEEGEQEEESKRQQMVTSAEVEVNGDGVSPSEGENGEDGEDEREEEKGGEPDAIKKTEDIDREENTQSEVNSAEATSEGEKEKLDTTGKLDSEIKETLEKDDTPKHGESQPEIPMNGDISTEPKTSESEDSKTGSSIKGEPQVPTEDISKEPKKVSEEREKESPLKEKKEVDLKEESVISTTSECKEEPVQKTLKKEVGPTEPEVSSKDDIVKSVVQNEHNGSEKVTKDVSMGEEKGKESKTKPDPTVTPKEETSPKPDPTVTPKEETSPKPDPTVTPKEETSPKPDPTVTPKEETSPKPDPTVTPKEETSPKPDPTVTPKEETTLHPEPTVTPKEETSPQQEPTITPKEETSLKPDPTVTPKEETSPKPYPTVTPKEETTPHPEPTVTPKEETSPIPDQSVTPKEETSPIPDQSVTPKEEISPQQEPTVTSKDETSPKPYPTVTLKEETSPKPYPNVTPKEETSPKPYPTVTPKEETSPKPDPTVTPKEETSPKPYPTVTPKEETSPKPYPTVTPKEETSPKPDSTVTPKEETIPHPEPTVTPKEETSPIPDQSVTPKEEISPQQEPTVTPKEETSPIPDQSVTPKEEISPQQEPTVTPKEETSPKPYPTVTPKDEASPKPDPTVTPKEETSPIPDQTVTPKEETSPKSIPTVTPKEEKSPKQGPAVTPKEETTTKPDQTVTAKEETSPQQEPTVTPKEETSPKPDPTVTPKEETSPKPYPTVAPKEETSPQQEPTVTPKEETSPKPDPTVTPKEETSPKPYPTVAPKEETSPQQEPTVTPKEETSPKPDPTVTPKKETTLKPDQTVTPKEETSPKPVPAVTPKVETSPKAELAVTTKVETSPKPETAVTPKVETSPKPEQAVTPKVETSPKPETVVIPKVETSPKPELAVTTKVQTSPKPEPAVTPKFETSPKPNSTITPKEEISPKPDSTLTPESTTTPKPYSTLTPESTTTPKPDSTLTPESTTIPKPYSTLTPESTTTPKPDSTLTPESTTVPKPYSTLTPESTTTPKPDSTLTPESTTTPKPYSTLTPESTTTPKPDSTLTPESTTTPKPYSTLTPESMTTPTEESETTGSGDKAKTITPPEKQMPAVAESKDSHREVPESNTTQEKQEESMDKELEKVTDPKDGTPKTESVKTKASELKSEQVEISITNTLPVKEQDVSAVGLKDQTVDEKITEQDTF